In Choloepus didactylus isolate mChoDid1 chromosome 6, mChoDid1.pri, whole genome shotgun sequence, one DNA window encodes the following:
- the PPP1R32 gene encoding protein phosphatase 1 regulatory subunit 32: protein MMGKLPLGVVSPNVKMSSGGCTDPLKFYATSYCTAYGREEFKPRMGNHIGTGYKSNYRPVVSYQASLDALDNPAMGEQVQDNFQTVTNQSYRPLEVPDGTCPLPWSLHRTGSGYTREKPNVGPLTKEVRRVHFDTREYGAEGITGLEPKDVPLLHQQQDKGSLEWENARHGPHFMTSEYNSKYLNEPSNQPDLLQKKSIGAKEGTGFTEESTKNPIVSQPPSQALPGDPTLLPGRSVTKSDFLPMTHPHGDELLPVLARGSKRETSFSRVHERTLNPRAPPPCPEPGSMNHWQFQAPQRVQQTNVALLGRETVGNKEPTGFSLNNPSYVRSPYDPDVNNRYLTTYNQSYFENIPKGLDREGWTRGGIQPQKPGGYALNQPVTRMEPTPNPTDSLRRLHPHVGRTLTSADPFYRDTPHSNRFNAPS, encoded by the exons ATGATGGGGAAACTTCCCCTGGGGGTTGTCTCCCCTAATGTGAAGATGAGTTCGGGGGGCTGCACGGACCCCTTGAAATTCTACGCCACCAGCTACTGCACAGCCTATG GCCGGGAGGAGTTCAAGCCCCGCATGGGCAATCACATAGGCACAGGCTACAAATCAAATTACCGGCCTGTGGTCTCCTACCAAGCCAGTCTTGACGCCCTGGACAACCCAGCCATGGG GGAACAAGTCCAGGACAATTTCCAGACAGTGACCAATCAGAGTTACCGCCCACTGGAGGTGCCCGATGGCACGTGCCCGCTGCCCTGGAGCCTGCATCGGACCGGCTCCGGCTACACACGGGAGAAGCCCAATGTGGGACCCCTCACCAAGGAG GTCAGGAGGGTCCATTTTGACACCCGGGAGTACGGAGCCGAGGGCATCACGGGATTGGAGCCCAAGGACGTGCCCCTGCTCCACCAGCAGCAGGACAAGGGCTCCCTGGAGTGGGAGAACGCCCGGCAC GGCCCGCACTTCATGACTTCCGAGTACAATTCCAAGTATCTCAACGAGCCATCAAACCAGCCGG ATCTCCTGCAGAAGAAATCAATCGGTGCCAAGGAGGGGACGGGCTTTACCGAAGAGTCCACCAAGAACCCCATTGTCTCCCAGCCGCCCTCCCAGGCCCTCCCGGGGGACCCT ACCCTTCTCCCTGGCAGGAGTGTCACCAAGTCGGATTTCCTCCCAATGACCCACCCTCAT ggagatGAGCTCCTGCCTGTACTGGCCCGAGGCTCCAAGCGGGAGACCAGCTTCAGCCGGGTGCATGAAAGGACCCTGAACCCCAGG gcaccccctccctgcccagaaCCCGGCAGCATGAACCACTGGCAATTCCAGGCACCCCAGCGGGTGCAGCAGACGAATGTGGCCCTGCTTGGCCGGGAGACTGTGGGGAACAAG GAGCCCACAGGGTTCAGCCTTAACAACCCCAGCTACGTCCGGAGCCCCTATGACCCTGACGTGAATAACCGGTACCTGACCACCTACAACCAAAG TTACTTCGAGAACATCCCCAAGGGCCTAGACCGGGAAGGCTGGACTCGAGGCGGCATCCAGCCCCAGAAGCCGGGAGGCTACGCCCTCAACCAGCCGGTCACCCGCATGgagcccacccccaaccccacggACAGCCTGCGGCGCCTGCACCCCCACGTGGGAAG AACCCTGACCTCAGCCGACCCCTTCTACCGAGACACGCCCCACAGCAACCGCTTCAATGCGCCCAGCTGA